The Lolium rigidum isolate FL_2022 chromosome 1, APGP_CSIRO_Lrig_0.1, whole genome shotgun sequence region gtcggaggggccacggggcctcctcacactaggggggcgcgcccaccccttgggccgcgccgccaccacgtgtggggcccccagagctcccctctggtcccactctgactttctggaaggttccgggaaaaataagatgttgggtcttcgtttcgtcgaattccgggaatattgcccgaacagcctttctggaaccaaaaacaacagaaaacagcaactggcccttcggcatctcgttaataggttagttccggaaaacacataaaaacatTATTAAgtttgagcaaaacatgtaggtattgtcataaaacaagcatggaacatcagaaattatggatacgttggagacgtatcagcctcaacggccgcgcgctgccttTGCTaccaccgcagccgcagccggAGCTGTAGGCCGACGCCGAGCACAGCTCCGACGAGGACGAAGTCCCATGGTTCGCGCCCTGGGACGAGGTCTACGTCGCAGCCACGAAagcagaggaggcggaggaggcagctTTGTCGGGGGAGCCGCCGCAGGGCCCCGTCCACCCGGAGCAAGCGGCGATCCTCGAGTCGCTGAAGGCGCAATAATACCAGCAgttgatggaggaggaggacgagttcgCCAACTACGCGAACCTCCAGCACggcctcgagatctcgcgccagcgagcggccacagaggaggcgggacgccgcctcatggaggcgggacgccgcctcatggaggcggagcgacagaagaTCGCAGAactcaacgctcatcgccactatGAGGTCTTCGCCCGCCAGATGGCGAGGCACGCCGAGATCGAAGCTTCTCGGgaaaggctggaagcgcggggatagcgccgccggcaagcccctGCGATGCCGGCctccatgctccaccgccagatgcgcgaagcaagggaggagaagcgggcacggacgcAGGCGGCGATGgtgaagaacgacgacgaggcagggccgtcgAGCGGCCCAACCTACGGCCAGTAGAtaggattaagtttaagttttagttatgtttaaattcAAGCTACTTTTGTATAAACTTCGTATGAATTTCCTATGAATTTTAGTTTTTAAAcattattttaaatttcaaaatctatcgCGGCTGGCGTATGGgggagcgccggtgtgggagcaacatccccaaatagaggatcctATGTCGGCGCCCCCAATATGGcaatgccggcgcccctgccgacaACTATTTGAgagctaccggtggagatgctcttaggaggcGTTTCGTAGCCTGCACCCCCCTTGGCTCGCATGGGGGAGcaattttcggcccgtttggATGCCTGGGCCAGGCCGCGTTGTCGCatgaaccggttctcaaagcagtgtcgggccaggacctggaggaacgcccggttcggcAGTTTCCAGCGGTGCTGGCAAATCTCCACGCCCGTTGATGCGAAAGGGAATCTTCAGCGCACGGGCGGagacgagaatggagatggcgggagctgcggcgcgcatcggcgaaaagcgaaaagggggcgggaaggattccgtcacctcccgcgcgccccatggcctatttctaccccctcctccactgcccccccccccaaatttcgagctcctcctcccgtcggcaagtAGGTAAGAGGAATACGCATCTCTGGTCGGGGATGGTTGCTGAAGCggaggaggcggcagcggcggcggcgagtacgTCTGGGCTACCTCATGGTCCAGCGCATCTTCACCTCCGGCCATGACTGTAAGTCATCCTTTATCCCCGTACCACGGCAATGTTTAGATCTATGTTAGGAGTAGTCAGATCttgtctagggtttggtcttgtggtgagctatcatgatcttgctaggatTCGACAGTTCCGGTTGCTACTGCCATGGtgttgtctagggtttggtcttgtagcaggggttagtcgAATGATCTGCTTGTGTGATTTAGGATGAACATGTCCGGTTGCTACAGTTGCCATTACCTGCTTGTGTGATTTAGGATGAACTTGTCCGGTTGCTACCGTTTCCATGACCTGCTTGGTTGATTTAGGATGAACTTGTCCGGATGCTAACGTTGTcatgaactgcttgtctgatttaggatgtacattgatgtgtgtaggactccttctgCGATGAATTTAGCCAGGCGCTTGTCTGCGTTGGTGATTCACAGATCCCTTCCCAAGTTCCCGATTCGCAGCCCATGTACGAGTCCAAGGTCACCCCTCTGCCCGtgtctgacctggtggctcaggtagcggcagaggtggctgctaggttggccaccactaagaagaacaagaaccggaGGGAAGTGGAGAAGGCCCTGAAGTCCGGGCAGGAAAGGAatgccaccatgaaatggcttcctttcatgtccagcttcgtgttggagaagatgtgtgGCTTGATTCAGAGTGGGGCGCGTACTGACAAAggcttcaaggaagtccatctgaaTTTTGTGGCTAAGGGCCTAGCTGAGCACTGTGATGTCTCCgtctgctccactcaggtgtacaaccacctgaggaagtggaggcagaggtggctcaccattagcaggctccgcgatctaagcggtgctcagtggtgcgaggacaccaaatccatcgtccttgagggtgagcactactgcgggcacgtcACGGTGAGCACCTCAATAACTCAGTCCTCCTCACTAACTTTTgtgatcatccacgagcacaactaacatcattgtcccttcgtatcgtaggatcacccaaaggacgcggAGTTCCTCAATGTGCCCATCGCCGACTACGACGAGATGCACACCATCTTCTCCTTCGGCCTCGCCACCGacaagtacgccatgggatccagtgagcccctgGGCTCTGCTGCCCCTGCACCTGAGGATGTTGACACCCAGGAGTCCGACACGGTGAACCTCGATGCTGACAAGCCCACCGACGCGCCCGAGAAGCCGACcgccggcaagaggaagagaggtgccttcGCGGACGACGATCTGGtcgccttcaccaacatgactaTTGTtgtgaaggaggtcgcacaggcCATCAGAGCGAACAAGCCGacggacatgcaccctgacctctacaatgcggtcatggacatgcttggcttcacCGAGGATGATCTGATGGTCGCCCTCAGCCACCTTCTTGACCACAATGCCCAGGGTTCTagcttcgtcggcatgatcgagccacaccgcgtcctctggctgaggaactaccttggcaagtaccacGGCAAGGTGTTGTGGTTCCCTTGACGGGGTGGTTCAGGGAGGCATGCATGGTGGTGGAtgcggcgatgatgatgatgatgatgatgtgatgatgtaTATTCTGGCAGTAGTTAGGATGAAAACATTTGGCCCCTTTTTGTAAGTATGATGAGgtagtatatactaacccctcaggtcatggtgaactttgcggtgttctgTTGAGACACCCACTTTTTTTGTGGTGGTAGGACGACACCACGGTAGTGTAGGATAAACTTCTGATTGACTTTTGGAATGATATGCATGCCCCCTGTTAGTTTCAGATTTGTTGTCAACACTTGTC contains the following coding sequences:
- the LOC124647194 gene encoding uncharacterized protein LOC124647194 codes for the protein MTDSFCDEFSQALVCVGDSQIPSQVPDSQPMYESKVTPLPVFVLEKMCGLIQSGARTDKGFKEVHLNFVAKGLAEHCDVSVCSTQVYNHLRKWRQRWLTISRLRDLSGAQWCEDTKSIVLEGEHYCGHVTDHPKDAEFLNVPIADYDEMHTIFSFGLATDKYAMGSSEPLGSAAPAPEDVDTQESDTVNLDADKPTDAPEKPTAGKRKRGAFADDDLVAFTNMTIVVKEVAQAIRANKPTDMHPDLYNAVMDMLGFTEDDLMVALSHLLDHNAQGSSFVGMIEPHRVLWLRNYLGKYHGKVLWFP